The genomic DNA CGGTCATCAGACGTCGCTCCCTTCGGTCTCAACGTTCCGACCAGAGACCGGGGCGCCGGACACGAAGGACTCGAAGGCGGCCTTGGTGAAGACCACGTCGTCGGAGACGAGCACGTCGTACGTGTTCAGCTGGCCCGGCTCCAGGATGTGCACCTGGGGCAGGTTGCGGGCGGAGAGCCACGCGGCCTCGTCGGAGCGCTCGGCGACCAGGAGCAGGTTCTTGCGCTCCGAGATCTTGCCGAACAGCGTCTTGGCGGCCTTGGTGGAGATCTCACCCTCGACCACGCCGGTGACGACGTGGATGCGGGAGTGGCGGGCCCGGTCGGAGAGGGCACCGCGCAGGGCGGCGGCCTTCATCTTCTTGGGGGTCCGCTGGGAGTAGTCGCGCGGCACGGGGCCGTGGACGACGCCACCACCGGCGAACTGCGGGGCGCGGGTCGAACCCTGACGGGCGCGGCCGGTGCCCTTCTGGCGGTAGGGCTTCTTGCCACCGCCGCGGACTTCGCCACGGGTCTTGGTCTTGTGCGTGCCCTGGCGGGCAGCGGCCAGCTGTGCGACGACGACCTGGTGGATCAGCGGAACGCTGGTCTTCGCGTCGAAGATCTCCGCGG from Streptomyces sp. MRC013 includes the following:
- the rplD gene encoding 50S ribosomal protein L4, yielding MSTIDILSPAGDKAGTVELPAEIFDAKTSVPLIHQVVVAQLAAARQGTHKTKTRGEVRGGGKKPYRQKGTGRARQGSTRAPQFAGGGVVHGPVPRDYSQRTPKKMKAAALRGALSDRARHSRIHVVTGVVEGEISTKAAKTLFGKISERKNLLLVAERSDEAAWLSARNLPQVHILEPGQLNTYDVLVSDDVVFTKAAFESFVSGAPVSGRNVETEGSDV